A section of the Diabrotica virgifera virgifera chromosome 8, PGI_DIABVI_V3a genome encodes:
- the LOC114336647 gene encoding mucin-4 isoform X41 encodes MKLTGACFLIVALCAINASARTISNKWESGNNQDDLPTSIVTNPPDPATDSSSVSPSDSPPEPVTDSSSTAPTDSPPEPVTDSSSTAPTDSPPDPATDPSSTAPTDSTSEPVTDSSSTAPTDSPPDPATDSSSTAPTNSPPEPVTDSSSTAPTDSPPGPATDSSSTAPTDSSPEPVTDSSSTAPTDSPPDPATDPSSTAPTDSTSEPVTDSSSTAPTDSPPDPATDSSSTAPTNSPPEPVTDSSSTAPTDSPPGPATDSSSTAPTDSSPEPVTDSSSTAPTDSPPDPATDSSSTAPTDSPPEPVTDSSSTAPTDSPPEPVTDSSSTAPTDSPPEPVTDSSSTAPTDSPPEPVTDSSSTAPTDSPPDPVTDSSSTAPTDSPPDPATDPSSTAPTDTPPEPVTDSSSTAPTYSPPEPITDSSSTAPTDSPPEPVTDSSSTAPTDSPPEPVTDSSSTAPTDSPPDPATDPSSTAPTDSPPEPVTDSSSTAPTDSPPDPATDSSSTAPTDSPPEPVTYSSSTAPTDSPPEPVTDSSSTAPTDSPPEPVTDSSSTAPTDSPPKPVTDSSSTAPTDSPPEPVTDSSSTAPTDSPPDPATDSSSTAPTDSPPEPVTDSSPTAPTDSPPDPATDSSSTAPTDSPPDPATDSSSTAPTDSPPEPVTDSSSVSPTDSPPEPATDSSSASPTDYPSDSTTASSGSSTDLSSDSTGATPESTTKGSAASLFAGTNYLMATFVIVIINYFLI; translated from the exons caTCAGCGAGAACGATCAGCAATAAATGGGAGTCCGGGAATAATCAAGATGATCTACCAACTTCTATAGTAACTAATCCACCTGATCCAGCGACTGATTCTTCATCTGTTTCACCTTCGGATTCTCCACCTGAGCCAGTAACAGATTCATCATCTACTGCACCTACAGATTCTCCAC CTGAGCCAGTAACAGATTCATCATCTACTGCAC CTACAGATTCTCCACCTGACCCAGCAACTGATCCATCATCTACTGCACCTACAGATTCTACATCTGAGCCAGTAACAGATTCATCATCTACTGCACCTACAGATTCTCCACCTGACCCAGCAACTGATTCATCATCTACAGCACCTACAAATTCTCCACCTGAGCCAGTAACAGATTCATCATCTACTGCACCTACAGATTCTCCACCTGGCCCAGCTACTGATTCATCATCTACTGCACCTACAGATTCTTCACCTGAGCCAGTAACTGATTCATCATCTACTGCACCTACAGATTCTCCACCTGACCCAGCAACTGATCCATCATCTACTGCACCTACAGATTCTACATCTGAGCCAGTAACAGATTCATCATCTACTGCACCTACAGATTCTCCACCTGACCCAGCAACTGATTCATCATCTACAGCACCTACAAATTCTCCACCTGAGCCAGTAACAGATTCATCATCTACTGCACCTACAGATTCTCCACCTGGCCCAGCTACTGATTCATCATCTACTGCACCTACAGATTCTTCACCTGAGCCAGTAACTGATTCATCATCTACTGCACCTACAGATTCTCCACCTGACCCAGCAACTGATTCATCATCTACAGCACCTACAGATTCTCCACCTGAGCCAGTAACAGATTCATCATCTACTGCACCTACAGATTCTCCACCTGAGCCAGTAACAGACTCATCATCTACTGCACCTACAGATTCTCCACCTGAGCCAGTAACAGATTCATCATCTACTGCACCTACAGATTCTCCACCTGAGCCAGTAACAGATTCATCATCTACTGCGCCTACAGATTCTCCACCTGATCCAGTAACAGATTCATCATCTACTGCACCTACAGATTCTCCACCTGACCCAGCAACTGATCCATCATCTACTGCACCTACAGATACTCCACCTGAGCCAGTAACAGATTCATCATCTACTGCACCTACATATTCTCCACCTGAGCCAATAACAGATTCATCATCTACTGCACCTACAGATTCTCCACCTGAGCCAGTAACAGATTCATCATCTACAGCACCTACAGATTCTCCACCTGAGCCAGTAACAGATTCATCATCTACTGCACCTACCGATTCTCCACCTGACCCAGCAACTGATCCATCATCTACTGCACCTACAGATTCTCCACCAGAGCCAGTAACAGATTCATCATCTACTGCACCTACAGATTCTCCACCTGACCCAGCAACTGATTCATCATCTACAGCACCTACAGATTCTCCACCTGAGCCAGTAACATATTCATCATCTACTGCACCTACAGATTCTCCACCTGAGCCAGTAACAGATTCATCATCTACTGCACCTACAGATTCTCCACCTGAGCCAGTAACAGATTCATCATCTACTGCACCTACAGATTCTCCACCTAAGCCAGTAACAGATTCATCATCTACTGCTCCTACAGATTCTCCACCTGAGCCAGTAACTGATTCATCAT CTACTGCACCTACAGATTCTCCACCTGACCCAGCAACTGATTCATCATCTACTGCACCTACAGATTCTCCACCTGAGCCAGTAACAGATTCATCACCTACTGCACCTACAGATTCTCCACCTGACCCAGCAACTGATTCATCATCTACTGCACCTACAGATTCTCCACCTGACCCAGCAACTGATTCATCATCTACTGCACCTACAGATTCTCCACCTGAGCCAGTAACTGATTCATCATCTGTTTCACCTACAGATTCTCCACCTGAGCCAGCAACGGATTCATCATCTGCTTCACCTACAGATTATCCATCTGACTCAACAACTGCTTCCTCTGGTTCATCAACAGATTTATCAAGTGACTCAACTGGTGCAACACCTGAGTCAACTACGAAAGGTTCAGCTGCAAGTTTATTTGCAGGCACGAATTATTTGATGGCTACATTTGTTATTGTGATTATAAATTACTTCTTAATCTAA
- the LOC114336647 gene encoding mucin-4 isoform X26: MKLTGACFLIVALCAINASARTISNKWESGNNQDDLPTSIVTNPPDPATDSSSVSPSDSPPEPVTDSSSTAPTDSPPEPVTDSSSTAPTDSPPDPATDSSSTAPTDSSPEPVTDSSSTAPTDSPPDPATDPSSTAPTDSTSEPVTDSSSTAPTDSPPDPATDSSSTAPTNSPPEPVTDSSSTAPTDSPPGPATDSSSTAPTDSSPEPVTDSSSTAPTDSPPDPATDPSSTAPTDSTSEPVTDSSSTAPTDSPPDPATDSSSTAPTNSPPEPVTDSSSTAPTDSPPGPATDSSSTAPTDSSPEPVTDSSSTAPTDSPPDPATDSSSTAPTDSPPEPVTDSSSTAPTDSPPEPVTDSSSTAPTDSPPEPVTDSSSTAPTDSPPEPVTDSSSTAPTDSPPDPVTDSSSTAPTDSPPDPATDPSSTAPTDTPPEPVTDSSSTAPTYSPPEPITDSSSTAPTDSPPEPVTDSSSTAPTDSPPEPVTDSSSTAPTDSPPDPATDPSSTAPTDSPPEPVTDSSSTAPTDSPPDPATDSSSTAPTDSPPEPVTYSSSTAPTDSPPEPVTDSSSTAPTDSPPEPVTDSSSTAPTDSPPKPVTDSSSTAPTDSPPEPVTDSSSTAPTDSPPDPATDSSSTAPTDSPPEPVTDSSPTAPTDSPPDPATDSSSTAPTDSPPDPATDSSSTAPTDSPPEPVTDSSSVSPTDSPPEPATDSSSASPTDYPSDSTTASSGSSTDLSSDSTGATPESTTKGSAASLFAGTNYLMATFVIVIINYFLI, encoded by the exons caTCAGCGAGAACGATCAGCAATAAATGGGAGTCCGGGAATAATCAAGATGATCTACCAACTTCTATAGTAACTAATCCACCTGATCCAGCGACTGATTCTTCATCTGTTTCACCTTCGGATTCTCCACCTGAGCCAGTAACAGATTCATCATCTACTGCACCTACAGATTCTCCAC CTGAGCCAGTAACAGATTCATCATCTACTGCACCTACAGATTCTCCACCTGACCCAGCTACTGATTCATCATCTACTGCACCTACAGATTCTTCACCTGAGCCAGTAACTGATTCATCATCTACTGCACCTACAGATTCTCCACCTGACCCAGCAACTGATCCATCATCTACTGCACCTACAGATTCTACATCTGAGCCAGTAACAGATTCATCATCTACTGCACCTACAGATTCTCCACCTGACCCAGCAACTGATTCATCATCTACAGCACCTACAAATTCTCCACCTGAGCCAGTAACAGATTCATCATCTACTGCACCTACAGATTCTCCACCTGGCCCAGCTACTGATTCATCATCTACTGCACCTACAGATTCTTCACCTGAGCCAGTAACTGATTCATCATCTACTGCACCTACAGATTCTCCACCTGACCCAGCAACTGATCCATCATCTACTGCACCTACAGATTCTACATCTGAGCCAGTAACAGATTCATCATCTACTGCACCTACAGATTCTCCACCTGACCCAGCAACTGATTCATCATCTACAGCACCTACAAATTCTCCACCTGAGCCAGTAACAGATTCATCATCTACTGCACCTACAGATTCTCCACCTGGCCCAGCTACTGATTCATCATCTACTGCACCTACAGATTCTTCACCTGAGCCAGTAACTGATTCATCATCTACTGCACCTACAGATTCTCCACCTGACCCAGCAACTGATTCATCATCTACAGCACCTACAGATTCTCCACCTGAGCCAGTAACAGATTCATCATCTACTGCACCTACAGATTCTCCACCTGAGCCAGTAACAGACTCATCATCTACTGCACCTACAGATTCTCCACCTGAGCCAGTAACAGATTCATCATCTACTGCACCTACAGATTCTCCACCTGAGCCAGTAACAGATTCATCATCTACTGCGCCTACAGATTCTCCACCTGATCCAGTAACAGATTCATCATCTACTGCACCTACAGATTCTCCACCTGACCCAGCAACTGATCCATCATCTACTGCACCTACAGATACTCCACCTGAGCCAGTAACAGATTCATCATCTACTGCACCTACATATTCTCCACCTGAGCCAATAACAGATTCATCATCTACTGCACCTACAGATTCTCCACCTGAGCCAGTAACAGATTCATCATCTACAGCACCTACAGATTCTCCACCTGAGCCAGTAACAGATTCATCATCTACTGCACCTACCGATTCTCCACCTGACCCAGCAACTGATCCATCATCTACTGCACCTACAGATTCTCCACCAGAGCCAGTAACAGATTCATCATCTACTGCACCTACAGATTCTCCACCTGACCCAGCAACTGATTCATCATCTACAGCACCTACAGATTCTCCACCTGAGCCAGTAACATATTCATCATCTACTGCACCTACAGATTCTCCACCTGAGCCAGTAACAGATTCATCATCTACTGCACCTACAGATTCTCCACCTGAGCCAGTAACAGATTCATCATCTACTGCACCTACAGATTCTCCACCTAAGCCAGTAACAGATTCATCATCTACTGCTCCTACAGATTCTCCACCTGAGCCAGTAACTGATTCATCAT CTACTGCACCTACAGATTCTCCACCTGACCCAGCAACTGATTCATCATCTACTGCACCTACAGATTCTCCACCTGAGCCAGTAACAGATTCATCACCTACTGCACCTACAGATTCTCCACCTGACCCAGCAACTGATTCATCATCTACTGCACCTACAGATTCTCCACCTGACCCAGCAACTGATTCATCATCTACTGCACCTACAGATTCTCCACCTGAGCCAGTAACTGATTCATCATCTGTTTCACCTACAGATTCTCCACCTGAGCCAGCAACGGATTCATCATCTGCTTCACCTACAGATTATCCATCTGACTCAACAACTGCTTCCTCTGGTTCATCAACAGATTTATCAAGTGACTCAACTGGTGCAACACCTGAGTCAACTACGAAAGGTTCAGCTGCAAGTTTATTTGCAGGCACGAATTATTTGATGGCTACATTTGTTATTGTGATTATAAATTACTTCTTAATCTAA
- the LOC114336647 gene encoding mucin-4 isoform X28: MKLTGACFLIVALCAINASARTISNKWESGNNQDDLPTSIVTNPPDPATDSSSVSPSDSPPEPVTDSSSTAPTDSPPDPATDPSSTAPTDSPPDPATDSSSTAPTDSSPEPVTDSSSTAPTDSPPDPATDPSSTAPTDSTSEPVTDSSSTAPTDSPPDPATDSSSTAPTNSPPEPVTDSSSTAPTDSPPGPATDSSSTAPTDSSPEPVTDSSSTAPTDSPPDPATDPSSTAPTDSTSEPVTDSSSTAPTDSPPDPATDSSSTAPTNSPPEPVTDSSSTAPTDSPPGPATDSSSTAPTDSSPEPVTDSSSTAPTDSPPDPATDSSSTAPTDSPPEPVTDSSSTAPTDSPPEPVTDSSSTAPTDSPPEPVTDSSSTAPTDSPPEPVTDSSSTAPTDSPPDPVTDSSSTAPTDSPPDPATDPSSTAPTDTPPEPVTDSSSTAPTYSPPEPITDSSSTAPTDSPPEPVTDSSSTAPTDSPPEPVTDSSSTAPTDSPPDPATDPSSTAPTDSPPEPVTDSSSTAPTDSPPDPATDSSSTAPTDSPPEPVTYSSSTAPTDSPPEPVTDSSSTAPTDSPPEPVTDSSSTAPTDSPPKPVTDSSSTAPTDSPPEPVTDSSSTAPTDSPPDPATDSSSTAPTDSPPEPVTDSSPTAPTDSPPDPATDSSSTAPTDSPPDPATDSSSTAPTDSPPEPVTDSSSVSPTDSPPEPATDSSSASPTDYPSDSTTASSGSSTDLSSDSTGATPESTTKGSAASLFAGTNYLMATFVIVIINYFLI, from the exons caTCAGCGAGAACGATCAGCAATAAATGGGAGTCCGGGAATAATCAAGATGATCTACCAACTTCTATAGTAACTAATCCACCTGATCCAGCGACTGATTCTTCATCTGTTTCACCTTCGGATTCTCCACCTGAGCCAGTAACAGATTCATCATCTACTGCAC CTACAGATTCTCCACCTGACCCAGCAACTGATCCATCATCCACTGCAC CTACAGATTCTCCACCTGACCCAGCTACTGATTCATCATCTACTGCACCTACAGATTCTTCACCTGAGCCAGTAACTGATTCATCATCTACTGCACCTACAGATTCTCCACCTGACCCAGCAACTGATCCATCATCTACTGCACCTACAGATTCTACATCTGAGCCAGTAACAGATTCATCATCTACTGCACCTACAGATTCTCCACCTGACCCAGCAACTGATTCATCATCTACAGCACCTACAAATTCTCCACCTGAGCCAGTAACAGATTCATCATCTACTGCACCTACAGATTCTCCACCTGGCCCAGCTACTGATTCATCATCTACTGCACCTACAGATTCTTCACCTGAGCCAGTAACTGATTCATCATCTACTGCACCTACAGATTCTCCACCTGACCCAGCAACTGATCCATCATCTACTGCACCTACAGATTCTACATCTGAGCCAGTAACAGATTCATCATCTACTGCACCTACAGATTCTCCACCTGACCCAGCAACTGATTCATCATCTACAGCACCTACAAATTCTCCACCTGAGCCAGTAACAGATTCATCATCTACTGCACCTACAGATTCTCCACCTGGCCCAGCTACTGATTCATCATCTACTGCACCTACAGATTCTTCACCTGAGCCAGTAACTGATTCATCATCTACTGCACCTACAGATTCTCCACCTGACCCAGCAACTGATTCATCATCTACAGCACCTACAGATTCTCCACCTGAGCCAGTAACAGATTCATCATCTACTGCACCTACAGATTCTCCACCTGAGCCAGTAACAGACTCATCATCTACTGCACCTACAGATTCTCCACCTGAGCCAGTAACAGATTCATCATCTACTGCACCTACAGATTCTCCACCTGAGCCAGTAACAGATTCATCATCTACTGCGCCTACAGATTCTCCACCTGATCCAGTAACAGATTCATCATCTACTGCACCTACAGATTCTCCACCTGACCCAGCAACTGATCCATCATCTACTGCACCTACAGATACTCCACCTGAGCCAGTAACAGATTCATCATCTACTGCACCTACATATTCTCCACCTGAGCCAATAACAGATTCATCATCTACTGCACCTACAGATTCTCCACCTGAGCCAGTAACAGATTCATCATCTACAGCACCTACAGATTCTCCACCTGAGCCAGTAACAGATTCATCATCTACTGCACCTACCGATTCTCCACCTGACCCAGCAACTGATCCATCATCTACTGCACCTACAGATTCTCCACCAGAGCCAGTAACAGATTCATCATCTACTGCACCTACAGATTCTCCACCTGACCCAGCAACTGATTCATCATCTACAGCACCTACAGATTCTCCACCTGAGCCAGTAACATATTCATCATCTACTGCACCTACAGATTCTCCACCTGAGCCAGTAACAGATTCATCATCTACTGCACCTACAGATTCTCCACCTGAGCCAGTAACAGATTCATCATCTACTGCACCTACAGATTCTCCACCTAAGCCAGTAACAGATTCATCATCTACTGCTCCTACAGATTCTCCACCTGAGCCAGTAACTGATTCATCAT CTACTGCACCTACAGATTCTCCACCTGACCCAGCAACTGATTCATCATCTACTGCACCTACAGATTCTCCACCTGAGCCAGTAACAGATTCATCACCTACTGCACCTACAGATTCTCCACCTGACCCAGCAACTGATTCATCATCTACTGCACCTACAGATTCTCCACCTGACCCAGCAACTGATTCATCATCTACTGCACCTACAGATTCTCCACCTGAGCCAGTAACTGATTCATCATCTGTTTCACCTACAGATTCTCCACCTGAGCCAGCAACGGATTCATCATCTGCTTCACCTACAGATTATCCATCTGACTCAACAACTGCTTCCTCTGGTTCATCAACAGATTTATCAAGTGACTCAACTGGTGCAACACCTGAGTCAACTACGAAAGGTTCAGCTGCAAGTTTATTTGCAGGCACGAATTATTTGATGGCTACATTTGTTATTGTGATTATAAATTACTTCTTAATCTAA
- the LOC114336647 gene encoding mucin-4 isoform X42, which produces MKLTGACFLIVALCAINASARTISNKWESGNNQDDLPTSIVTNPPDPATDSSSVSPSDSPPEPVTDSSSTAPTDSPPDPATDPSSTAPTDSPPDPATDPSSTAPTDSTSEPVTDSSSTAPTDSPPDPATDSSSTAPTNSPPEPVTDSSSTAPTDSPPGPATDSSSTAPTDSSPEPVTDSSSTAPTDSPPDPATDPSSTAPTDSTSEPVTDSSSTAPTDSPPDPATDSSSTAPTNSPPEPVTDSSSTAPTDSPPGPATDSSSTAPTDSSPEPVTDSSSTAPTDSPPDPATDSSSTAPTDSPPEPVTDSSSTAPTDSPPEPVTDSSSTAPTDSPPEPVTDSSSTAPTDSPPEPVTDSSSTAPTDSPPDPVTDSSSTAPTDSPPDPATDPSSTAPTDTPPEPVTDSSSTAPTYSPPEPITDSSSTAPTDSPPEPVTDSSSTAPTDSPPEPVTDSSSTAPTDSPPDPATDPSSTAPTDSPPEPVTDSSSTAPTDSPPDPATDSSSTAPTDSPPEPVTYSSSTAPTDSPPEPVTDSSSTAPTDSPPEPVTDSSSTAPTDSPPKPVTDSSSTAPTDSPPEPVTDSSSTAPTDSPPDPATDSSSTAPTDSPPEPVTDSSPTAPTDSPPDPATDSSSTAPTDSPPDPATDSSSTAPTDSPPEPVTDSSSVSPTDSPPEPATDSSSASPTDYPSDSTTASSGSSTDLSSDSTGATPESTTKGSAASLFAGTNYLMATFVIVIINYFLI; this is translated from the exons caTCAGCGAGAACGATCAGCAATAAATGGGAGTCCGGGAATAATCAAGATGATCTACCAACTTCTATAGTAACTAATCCACCTGATCCAGCGACTGATTCTTCATCTGTTTCACCTTCGGATTCTCCACCTGAGCCAGTAACAGATTCATCATCTACTGCAC CTACAGATTCTCCACCTGACCCAGCAACTGATCCATCATCCACTGCAC CTACAGATTCTCCACCTGACCCAGCAACTGATCCATCATCTACTGCACCTACAGATTCTACATCTGAGCCAGTAACAGATTCATCATCTACTGCACCTACAGATTCTCCACCTGACCCAGCAACTGATTCATCATCTACAGCACCTACAAATTCTCCACCTGAGCCAGTAACAGATTCATCATCTACTGCACCTACAGATTCTCCACCTGGCCCAGCTACTGATTCATCATCTACTGCACCTACAGATTCTTCACCTGAGCCAGTAACTGATTCATCATCTACTGCACCTACAGATTCTCCACCTGACCCAGCAACTGATCCATCATCTACTGCACCTACAGATTCTACATCTGAGCCAGTAACAGATTCATCATCTACTGCACCTACAGATTCTCCACCTGACCCAGCAACTGATTCATCATCTACAGCACCTACAAATTCTCCACCTGAGCCAGTAACAGATTCATCATCTACTGCACCTACAGATTCTCCACCTGGCCCAGCTACTGATTCATCATCTACTGCACCTACAGATTCTTCACCTGAGCCAGTAACTGATTCATCATCTACTGCACCTACAGATTCTCCACCTGACCCAGCAACTGATTCATCATCTACAGCACCTACAGATTCTCCACCTGAGCCAGTAACAGATTCATCATCTACTGCACCTACAGATTCTCCACCTGAGCCAGTAACAGACTCATCATCTACTGCACCTACAGATTCTCCACCTGAGCCAGTAACAGATTCATCATCTACTGCACCTACAGATTCTCCACCTGAGCCAGTAACAGATTCATCATCTACTGCGCCTACAGATTCTCCACCTGATCCAGTAACAGATTCATCATCTACTGCACCTACAGATTCTCCACCTGACCCAGCAACTGATCCATCATCTACTGCACCTACAGATACTCCACCTGAGCCAGTAACAGATTCATCATCTACTGCACCTACATATTCTCCACCTGAGCCAATAACAGATTCATCATCTACTGCACCTACAGATTCTCCACCTGAGCCAGTAACAGATTCATCATCTACAGCACCTACAGATTCTCCACCTGAGCCAGTAACAGATTCATCATCTACTGCACCTACCGATTCTCCACCTGACCCAGCAACTGATCCATCATCTACTGCACCTACAGATTCTCCACCAGAGCCAGTAACAGATTCATCATCTACTGCACCTACAGATTCTCCACCTGACCCAGCAACTGATTCATCATCTACAGCACCTACAGATTCTCCACCTGAGCCAGTAACATATTCATCATCTACTGCACCTACAGATTCTCCACCTGAGCCAGTAACAGATTCATCATCTACTGCACCTACAGATTCTCCACCTGAGCCAGTAACAGATTCATCATCTACTGCACCTACAGATTCTCCACCTAAGCCAGTAACAGATTCATCATCTACTGCTCCTACAGATTCTCCACCTGAGCCAGTAACTGATTCATCAT CTACTGCACCTACAGATTCTCCACCTGACCCAGCAACTGATTCATCATCTACTGCACCTACAGATTCTCCACCTGAGCCAGTAACAGATTCATCACCTACTGCACCTACAGATTCTCCACCTGACCCAGCAACTGATTCATCATCTACTGCACCTACAGATTCTCCACCTGACCCAGCAACTGATTCATCATCTACTGCACCTACAGATTCTCCACCTGAGCCAGTAACTGATTCATCATCTGTTTCACCTACAGATTCTCCACCTGAGCCAGCAACGGATTCATCATCTGCTTCACCTACAGATTATCCATCTGACTCAACAACTGCTTCCTCTGGTTCATCAACAGATTTATCAAGTGACTCAACTGGTGCAACACCTGAGTCAACTACGAAAGGTTCAGCTGCAAGTTTATTTGCAGGCACGAATTATTTGATGGCTACATTTGTTATTGTGATTATAAATTACTTCTTAATCTAA
- the LOC114336647 gene encoding mucin-4 isoform X46, producing the protein MKLTGACFLIVALCAINASARTISNKWESGNNQDDLPTSIVTNPPDPATDSSSVSPSDSPPEPVTDSSSTAPTDSPPDPATDPSSTAPTDSTSEPVTDSSSTAPTDSPPDPATDSSSTAPTNSPPEPVTDSSSTAPTDSPPGPATDSSSTAPTDSSPEPVTDSSSTAPTDSPPDPATDPSSTAPTDSTSEPVTDSSSTAPTDSPPDPATDSSSTAPTNSPPEPVTDSSSTAPTDSPPGPATDSSSTAPTDSSPEPVTDSSSTAPTDSPPDPATDSSSTAPTDSPPEPVTDSSSTAPTDSPPEPVTDSSSTAPTDSPPEPVTDSSSTAPTDSPPEPVTDSSSTAPTDSPPDPVTDSSSTAPTDSPPDPATDPSSTAPTDTPPEPVTDSSSTAPTYSPPEPITDSSSTAPTDSPPEPVTDSSSTAPTDSPPEPVTDSSSTAPTDSPPDPATDPSSTAPTDSPPEPVTDSSSTAPTDSPPDPATDSSSTAPTDSPPEPVTYSSSTAPTDSPPEPVTDSSSTAPTDSPPEPVTDSSSTAPTDSPPKPVTDSSSTAPTDSPPEPVTDSSSTAPTDSPPDPATDSSSTAPTDSPPEPVTDSSPTAPTDSPPDPATDSSSTAPTDSPPDPATDSSSTAPTDSPPEPVTDSSSVSPTDSPPEPATDSSSASPTDYPSDSTTASSGSSTDLSSDSTGATPESTTKGSAASLFAGTNYLMATFVIVIINYFLI; encoded by the exons caTCAGCGAGAACGATCAGCAATAAATGGGAGTCCGGGAATAATCAAGATGATCTACCAACTTCTATAGTAACTAATCCACCTGATCCAGCGACTGATTCTTCATCTGTTTCACCTTCGGATTCTCCACCTGAGCCAGTAACAGATTCATCATCTACTGCAC CTACAGATTCTCCACCTGACCCAGCAACTGATCCATCATCTACTGCACCTACAGATTCTACATCTGAGCCAGTAACAGATTCATCATCTACTGCACCTACAGATTCTCCACCTGACCCAGCAACTGATTCATCATCTACAGCACCTACAAATTCTCCACCTGAGCCAGTAACAGATTCATCATCTACTGCACCTACAGATTCTCCACCTGGCCCAGCTACTGATTCATCATCTACTGCACCTACAGATTCTTCACCTGAGCCAGTAACTGATTCATCATCTACTGCACCTACAGATTCTCCACCTGACCCAGCAACTGATCCATCATCTACTGCACCTACAGATTCTACATCTGAGCCAGTAACAGATTCATCATCTACTGCACCTACAGATTCTCCACCTGACCCAGCAACTGATTCATCATCTACAGCACCTACAAATTCTCCACCTGAGCCAGTAACAGATTCATCATCTACTGCACCTACAGATTCTCCACCTGGCCCAGCTACTGATTCATCATCTACTGCACCTACAGATTCTTCACCTGAGCCAGTAACTGATTCATCATCTACTGCACCTACAGATTCTCCACCTGACCCAGCAACTGATTCATCATCTACAGCACCTACAGATTCTCCACCTGAGCCAGTAACAGATTCATCATCTACTGCACCTACAGATTCTCCACCTGAGCCAGTAACAGACTCATCATCTACTGCACCTACAGATTCTCCACCTGAGCCAGTAACAGATTCATCATCTACTGCACCTACAGATTCTCCACCTGAGCCAGTAACAGATTCATCATCTACTGCGCCTACAGATTCTCCACCTGATCCAGTAACAGATTCATCATCTACTGCACCTACAGATTCTCCACCTGACCCAGCAACTGATCCATCATCTACTGCACCTACAGATACTCCACCTGAGCCAGTAACAGATTCATCATCTACTGCACCTACATATTCTCCACCTGAGCCAATAACAGATTCATCATCTACTGCACCTACAGATTCTCCACCTGAGCCAGTAACAGATTCATCATCTACAGCACCTACAGATTCTCCACCTGAGCCAGTAACAGATTCATCATCTACTGCACCTACCGATTCTCCACCTGACCCAGCAACTGATCCATCATCTACTGCACCTACAGATTCTCCACCAGAGCCAGTAACAGATTCATCATCTACTGCACCTACAGATTCTCCACCTGACCCAGCAACTGATTCATCATCTACAGCACCTACAGATTCTCCACCTGAGCCAGTAACATATTCATCATCTACTGCACCTACAGATTCTCCACCTGAGCCAGTAACAGATTCATCATCTACTGCACCTACAGATTCTCCACCTGAGCCAGTAACAGATTCATCATCTACTGCACCTACAGATTCTCCACCTAAGCCAGTAACAGATTCATCATCTACTGCTCCTACAGATTCTCCACCTGAGCCAGTAACTGATTCATCAT CTACTGCACCTACAGATTCTCCACCTGACCCAGCAACTGATTCATCATCTACTGCACCTACAGATTCTCCACCTGAGCCAGTAACAGATTCATCACCTACTGCACCTACAGATTCTCCACCTGACCCAGCAACTGATTCATCATCTACTGCACCTACAGATTCTCCACCTGACCCAGCAACTGATTCATCATCTACTGCACCTACAGATTCTCCACCTGAGCCAGTAACTGATTCATCATCTGTTTCACCTACAGATTCTCCACCTGAGCCAGCAACGGATTCATCATCTGCTTCACCTACAGATTATCCATCTGACTCAACAACTGCTTCCTCTGGTTCATCAACAGATTTATCAAGTGACTCAACTGGTGCAACACCTGAGTCAACTACGAAAGGTTCAGCTGCAAGTTTATTTGCAGGCACGAATTATTTGATGGCTACATTTGTTATTGTGATTATAAATTACTTCTTAATCTAA